From one Candidatus Bathyarchaeota archaeon genomic stretch:
- a CDS encoding ATP-binding protein yields MKIYKKQGDTIQIICSPEESMEKGDYLLIEDRKVNRGLIVQVVDIQFANLPGILEDILRDVITEGTVQGCDYDPFNISSQITVLKDTKLLVCKIRGAIEDGKPKPDVSWLPSRTNSRIIPFPIERLAASSDVRKPVTIGKTKTNPLTVDVRMLDGRLNIITGRKGTGKSHLSKLLLLALIQNGAPCLVFDVNGEYVNIGVGKCNKPIELSEKINILVPGRNLKFTLDGVGLRSFLDTMIYALDLPRTSSKVFSRIWSELERCGNLNLNSLAETIRRFNCHESVREAINSRYHTILDLDLFTDDSATAFDFNYFQRKLNEGSAFIVNMRDQHSLSRRFIVELFLSKLTEQLSEMKLKAIFLFAEEAHFYLRETYWDDIVTRMRHLGIFTTFITNQPDTVQESVYRQADNIFMFNFTNENDLDAVSKVSKIDAESLKLIVKDLPAHNCLIVGDIVRDFPVVVNVKPLDVQTMGQTRKFFQD; encoded by the coding sequence ATGAAGATCTATAAGAAGCAAGGTGACACCATACAGATAATCTGTTCACCTGAAGAGTCTATGGAGAAGGGTGACTACCTTCTCATTGAGGATAGGAAGGTGAATAGAGGCCTCATAGTTCAGGTTGTTGACATACAGTTCGCCAACCTACCTGGAATCCTAGAGGACATACTGAGAGATGTGATTACTGAAGGGACCGTCCAAGGATGCGACTATGACCCGTTTAACATATCCTCCCAAATAACAGTCCTTAAAGATACGAAGTTACTAGTATGCAAGATCAGGGGCGCCATCGAGGATGGGAAGCCGAAACCAGATGTTTCATGGCTGCCATCAAGAACAAACTCGAGAATAATACCTTTTCCAATAGAGAGACTTGCAGCGTCGAGCGATGTCAGAAAACCAGTAACCATCGGAAAGACCAAGACGAACCCGCTCACAGTCGACGTTAGGATGCTTGATGGGAGACTGAACATAATAACTGGCAGGAAGGGCACTGGAAAATCCCACCTCTCCAAACTACTCCTGCTCGCCCTAATACAGAATGGAGCTCCATGCCTCGTCTTCGATGTTAACGGTGAATATGTAAACATCGGTGTTGGAAAGTGTAACAAGCCCATAGAACTATCTGAGAAGATAAACATTCTAGTACCGGGCCGGAACCTCAAATTCACCCTTGATGGGGTTGGGTTGAGGTCTTTCCTCGACACAATGATATACGCCTTAGACCTACCTAGAACCTCATCGAAAGTCTTCTCTAGAATCTGGAGTGAACTTGAGAGATGTGGAAACCTCAACCTAAATAGTCTCGCCGAGACCATCAGACGATTCAACTGCCATGAGAGTGTGAGAGAAGCGATCAATTCCAGATACCACACGATACTTGACCTAGACCTCTTCACCGACGACTCTGCGACTGCCTTCGACTTCAACTATTTCCAGAGGAAGCTGAATGAGGGTTCAGCGTTCATAGTCAATATGAGAGATCAACATTCACTCAGCCGCAGGTTTATAGTCGAACTATTCTTGAGCAAACTGACCGAGCAACTCTCGGAGATGAAGCTGAAAGCGATCTTTCTTTTCGCTGAGGAGGCTCACTTCTACCTCCGTGAGACATATTGGGATGACATAGTCACTAGGATGAGGCACCTGGGCATATTCACAACATTCATAACAAATCAGCCTGACACTGTTCAAGAGAGCGTCTACAGGCAAGCCGACAACATATTCATGTTCAACTTCACAAACGAGAATGATTTGGATGCTGTCTCTAAAGTTTCAAAGATCGATGCTGAAAGTCTGAAGCTGATCGTTAAGGACCTGCCGGCACACAACTGTCTGATAGTCGGCGACATAGTAAGAGACTTCCCAGTTGTTGTGAATGTGAAACCTTTGGATGTACAGACGATGGGTCAGACCAGAAAATTCTTTCAAGACTAG
- a CDS encoding dihydroorotate dehydrogenase electron transfer subunit, which translates to MVLPEPNHKPRIVKVERTIRETPTIKTIRFKDNPSSKAIPGQFDMVWIPGLDEVPMSISYTSTEGLAAITVRSVGPATEALHSIVEGQIFGVRGPYGRGFTVTDNGEALLVAGGSGGAALAPLSDLLSKMGVKHTVIVGAQTSSELLFLDRYERNVSAVGGRVVPVTEDGSYGIKGLASEVAQDMLRKHVYKMIYSCGPEAMIKSLLLLSLRYSIPFQASLERIMKCGIGICGSCVIDSLRVCREGPVFDGETLRRLDEFGKSRRNHSGRKVPL; encoded by the coding sequence TTGGTTCTACCGGAGCCAAATCATAAGCCTAGGATTGTGAAGGTTGAGAGAACCATCAGGGAGACCCCTACAATAAAGACCATACGTTTCAAAGACAATCCATCATCAAAAGCCATCCCAGGTCAGTTCGATATGGTCTGGATCCCAGGCCTCGACGAGGTTCCAATGAGCATCTCATACACATCAACCGAAGGTTTGGCTGCGATAACAGTGAGGTCCGTAGGCCCTGCAACCGAGGCCCTCCACTCTATCGTTGAGGGCCAGATATTTGGGGTGAGAGGACCATACGGTAGGGGCTTCACAGTAACCGATAATGGTGAGGCTCTCCTTGTAGCTGGCGGATCCGGAGGAGCCGCCTTGGCTCCACTATCAGATCTCCTCTCAAAGATGGGGGTCAAACATACGGTCATCGTTGGAGCACAAACCTCGAGTGAACTACTATTTCTGGACAGGTATGAGAGGAATGTTTCTGCGGTTGGAGGTAGGGTCGTCCCCGTAACTGAAGATGGTTCTTATGGGATCAAAGGCCTCGCTTCGGAAGTTGCTCAAGATATGTTAAGAAAACATGTCTACAAAATGATTTACAGTTGCGGCCCCGAAGCTATGATAAAAAGCCTACTGCTCCTCAGCCTCAGGTACTCCATCCCATTCCAAGCGAGTCTGGAGAGGATAATGAAGTGCGGCATAGGGATCTGCGGTAGCTGTGTCATAGACAGCCTCAGGGTCTGTAGGGAGGGGCCTGTCTTTGATGGTGAGACTCTCAGAAGACTCGATGAGTTTGGAAAGTCGAGGAGGAACCACTCCGGAAGAAAAGTGCCCCTATAG
- a CDS encoding 30S ribosomal protein S30e, with translation MPTHGSLTKAGKVRSQTPKIQATPHRSAPPRIRLRRTHVKRFLLGREPGQNWISTRRRF, from the coding sequence ATGCCAACTCACGGTTCATTAACGAAGGCTGGGAAAGTTAGGAGTCAGACTCCAAAGATTCAGGCGACCCCCCACAGGTCTGCTCCTCCAAGAATCAGACTCAGGAGGACCCATGTCAAAAGATTCCTTCTGGGGAGGGAGCCTGGTCAGAACTGGATCTCGACCAGAAGAAGATTTTAA
- a CDS encoding DUF763 domain-containing protein, with product MMRSGLAYLSLHGGKAPEWLIRKMVRLAAALLVGIVEVHGEREVLLRLSDPFFFQACSNVLGFDWDSSGSTTVTCGVLREALEKVDVGIKSVGGKGKRSHVLGEIDGLAERLNLSDEKILKIKYGSRISAKVDTAAIQAGYSLYHHSIFACRDGGWIVIQQGMRPEEGKARRYHWLSYGLNDFVLEPHRAIVGVRHSRVLDMTARKSEGSRKACVDLAREGTGRLRRLFDSIKDPYQSRFAGLAEPTLKTYSIPRKMNWEALGRLYMNPPSNFEELLISEGVGPATIRGLAFLAELLFGVEASWRDPVRYSFAFGGKDGVPFPVDRRAMDEATTILENAIGSAKLGEKERLDALARLRRLYFKENR from the coding sequence ATGATGAGGTCTGGCCTCGCCTACCTTAGCCTTCATGGGGGCAAGGCTCCCGAATGGTTGATAAGGAAAATGGTGAGGCTCGCCGCTGCGCTGCTTGTAGGGATTGTTGAGGTACATGGTGAAAGGGAGGTTCTGTTGAGACTATCGGATCCATTCTTTTTTCAAGCCTGCTCCAACGTCCTGGGTTTCGACTGGGACAGTAGCGGCTCAACCACAGTGACATGTGGTGTTTTGAGGGAGGCCCTTGAAAAAGTTGACGTTGGCATAAAATCTGTTGGAGGGAAAGGGAAACGCTCTCATGTTCTGGGTGAGATTGATGGGTTGGCTGAGCGTCTTAACCTATCAGACGAGAAGATCTTGAAGATAAAGTATGGAAGCAGGATCTCGGCTAAGGTAGATACAGCCGCTATTCAGGCCGGTTACAGCCTATATCACCATTCAATATTTGCTTGCAGGGATGGAGGTTGGATTGTCATACAGCAAGGTATGAGACCTGAGGAGGGGAAGGCTAGAAGATATCACTGGCTCTCATACGGTCTGAATGATTTCGTTCTCGAGCCCCATAGAGCTATTGTAGGGGTGAGACACAGCCGAGTCTTGGATATGACGGCGAGAAAGAGTGAGGGTTCAAGGAAGGCATGTGTCGACCTTGCTCGTGAGGGAACAGGTAGGTTGAGGAGACTCTTCGACTCCATAAAGGATCCTTATCAAAGTAGATTTGCAGGATTGGCGGAGCCAACCCTGAAGACATATTCTATTCCCCGGAAGATGAACTGGGAGGCACTTGGGAGGCTCTACATGAACCCACCCTCAAACTTTGAGGAGCTCCTCATCTCTGAAGGGGTTGGGCCTGCCACCATTCGTGGCCTTGCATTTCTTGCGGAGCTTCTCTTTGGGGTGGAGGCTAGCTGGAGGGATCCTGTGAGGTACTCATTCGCTTTCGGTGGTAAAGACGGTGTTCCTTTTCCGGTTGATAGGAGGGCTATGGATGAAGCTACGACCATCTTAGAGAATGCTATAGGTTCAGCTAAGTTGGGTGAGAAAGAGAGGTTAGATGCTCTGGCCAGACTCAGACGCCTATATTTTAAAGAGAACCGGTGA
- a CDS encoding tRNA uridine(34) 5-carboxymethylaminomethyl modification radical SAM/GNAT enzyme Elp3, which yields MRLREDAAGEDLNRLKIISCKRFRTSRLPRNSEILTLARLEGRKELYQTLQLKKVRSISGVNIVSVMSRPFKCPHGRCAYCPHFEGVPPSYTGGEPAAMRGLQNTYDPYLQVKSRLEQFRAIGHSTSKVELIIQGGTFPASPVEYQREFIKGCLDALTGQLSSSLEEAMENAMWSANRNVGLTVETRPDYATEKQIDNMLSMGVTRVEIGVQNLYDDIYRLVDRGHTLDDVIRSFRLLKDSGLKVVAHMMPGLPGSDKMRDLDAFIRLFTDPDLKPDMLKIYPCLVLKGTKIYDWWVRGWYKPYTLDETVNLLSQVKRHVPPWIRIMRIQRDIPAQLIVAGVKKGNIRQIVQDRMKLEGYKCRCIRCREVGHRMVRNEDIPTHQDIKILTRTYDSSGGYEIFISAESPVLDCLVGYCRLRIPSEKAHRREVAEGKVGLIRELHVFGPMVPVGESDPEFWQHRGFGTRLLKTAEETALNEYDCEKVLVTSALGSRRYFMRHGYSLEGPYMAKRIR from the coding sequence ATGAGACTTAGAGAGGATGCCGCCGGTGAGGATCTGAACAGGCTGAAAATAATATCTTGCAAGCGATTCCGCACCAGCCGCCTACCGAGAAACTCAGAGATCCTAACGCTTGCAAGGCTTGAGGGAAGAAAGGAGCTCTACCAGACCCTACAGTTGAAGAAGGTTCGAAGCATATCTGGAGTCAACATTGTTTCGGTGATGAGTCGACCTTTCAAGTGTCCACATGGAAGGTGCGCATACTGCCCCCACTTCGAAGGGGTGCCGCCGAGCTACACTGGTGGGGAGCCTGCTGCGATGAGGGGTTTACAGAACACGTATGATCCATACCTCCAAGTCAAGAGTAGACTGGAACAGTTCAGGGCTATAGGCCACAGTACAAGTAAGGTCGAACTTATAATTCAAGGCGGAACATTCCCAGCCTCACCAGTCGAATATCAGAGAGAGTTCATTAAGGGTTGCCTAGACGCATTGACAGGGCAGCTTTCAAGTTCACTTGAGGAGGCTATGGAGAATGCTATGTGGAGCGCCAACAGGAATGTGGGGTTGACTGTTGAGACTAGGCCAGACTACGCAACTGAGAAACAGATTGATAACATGTTATCGATGGGTGTCACAAGGGTTGAGATCGGTGTTCAGAACCTTTACGATGACATATACAGGTTGGTTGATCGTGGACATACCTTAGATGATGTCATAAGATCATTCCGACTGTTGAAGGACTCTGGCCTGAAGGTGGTTGCCCACATGATGCCTGGTCTGCCGGGCTCAGATAAAATGAGGGACCTCGACGCTTTCATCAGACTATTCACAGATCCTGATCTGAAGCCTGACATGTTGAAAATATATCCCTGCCTCGTTCTGAAGGGGACGAAGATCTATGACTGGTGGGTCAGAGGATGGTATAAACCATACACTCTAGACGAGACAGTAAATCTTCTATCACAGGTAAAGAGACATGTACCTCCATGGATCAGGATAATGAGGATCCAGAGGGATATTCCAGCCCAACTCATAGTTGCAGGTGTTAAAAAAGGGAATATTCGCCAGATTGTTCAAGATAGGATGAAGCTTGAAGGTTACAAATGTAGGTGTATAAGATGTAGGGAGGTGGGTCACAGAATGGTTAGGAACGAAGATATCCCAACCCATCAGGATATAAAGATTCTAACCAGAACCTACGACTCTTCAGGCGGATATGAAATATTCATCTCAGCCGAGTCTCCGGTTCTTGACTGTCTGGTTGGATATTGCAGGCTGAGGATTCCCTCAGAGAAGGCTCATAGAAGAGAGGTTGCTGAGGGTAAGGTTGGGTTGATCAGGGAACTCCACGTCTTCGGCCCCATGGTCCCAGTAGGCGAGTCGGACCCAGAATTCTGGCAGCATAGGGGTTTCGGGACACGCCTCCTCAAGACCGCTGAAGAGACGGCATTAAATGAATATGATTGCGAGAAAGTGCTTGTTACGAGTGCGTTGGGCTCTAGAAGATACTTTATGCGCCACGGATACAGTCTTGAGGGGCCGTACATGGCTAAGAGAATAAGATAG